From the Rhodococcus sp. NBC_00297 genome, one window contains:
- a CDS encoding HAD-IIA family hydrolase, with the protein MTRLTDAHDALLLDLDGTLYRGPDPIDGAVDTLRECSSQLCYVTNNASRSPAQVAEHLRDLGFRAPDESVVTSSQAAGRLLAGLLPAGASVLVVGTEALEAEVSAAGLVPVRTADPTPAAVVQGHSPETGWANIAEATYAVRAGARWVATNADTSLPTPRGLGPGNGAMVAAVAAATGATPIVAGKPEAPLMKDALERSGSTTPLVVGDRLDTDIAGANEVGVQSLLVLTGVSTVHDVLTAVPHERPTYLASSLSALLEEPAASLVPSEPSDTWSVSLSGSVLRVETTGDVDADGDLWIEALREVLPAVWALGGFDTVEGASGAAADVVARWTA; encoded by the coding sequence GTGACCCGTCTGACCGACGCTCACGACGCTCTGCTGCTCGATCTCGACGGGACTCTGTACCGGGGTCCCGATCCCATCGACGGTGCCGTCGACACTCTCCGCGAGTGTTCCTCGCAGCTCTGCTACGTCACCAACAACGCCAGTCGGTCTCCCGCTCAGGTGGCCGAGCACCTACGCGATCTCGGTTTCCGTGCGCCCGACGAGTCGGTGGTGACGAGTTCCCAGGCGGCGGGGCGGCTTCTCGCTGGTCTCCTGCCCGCAGGTGCGTCCGTGCTGGTCGTCGGAACCGAGGCCCTCGAGGCAGAGGTGTCCGCCGCCGGCCTGGTGCCGGTTCGTACAGCGGACCCCACTCCGGCCGCGGTCGTCCAGGGACATTCCCCCGAGACGGGGTGGGCGAACATCGCCGAGGCGACCTACGCGGTCCGTGCCGGCGCACGCTGGGTGGCCACGAATGCCGACACCAGCCTGCCGACGCCTCGCGGTCTCGGGCCGGGAAACGGTGCCATGGTCGCGGCGGTCGCCGCAGCGACGGGGGCCACCCCGATCGTGGCGGGCAAGCCCGAGGCACCTCTCATGAAGGACGCGCTCGAGCGCAGCGGGTCGACCACGCCGCTGGTGGTGGGTGACCGTCTGGACACGGACATCGCGGGAGCCAACGAGGTGGGTGTGCAGTCACTCCTCGTGCTCACCGGAGTGAGCACCGTGCACGATGTGCTCACTGCCGTCCCGCACGAGCGCCCCACGTACCTCGCGTCGTCCCTGTCGGCTCTGCTCGAGGAGCCGGCCGCGTCTCTCGTTCCCTCCGAGCCTTCCGACACCTGGTCGGTGTCGCTGTCCGGTTCCGTGCTGCGAGTCGAGACCACGGGCGACGTCGACGCCGACGGCGACCTCTGGATCGAGGCACTGCGCGAAGTTCTCCCCGCGGTCTGGGCGCTCGGCGGCTTCGACACCGTCGAGGGCGCGTCCGGTGCGGCTGCGGATGTCGTCGCGCGGTGGACCGCCTGA
- a CDS encoding TlyA family RNA methyltransferase, with the protein MARRARVDAELVRRGLARSRDHASELISDGRVLIAGTVATKPATAVEPGTALRVTEVSDEVSWASRGAHKLLGALAAFEPRGVTVEGARCLDAGASTGGFTDVLLSKGAREVVAVDVGYGQLVWRLRTDERVRVLDRTNVRGIDAEAIGGPVDLVVADLSFISLALVLPAFAACARPGASILPMVKPQFEVGKDRVGAGGVVRDPALRADAVLGVARAAADLGLVTSGVEPSPLPGPSGNVEYFLWLTVPGPDDDPSTAQSTSVEQLVSDAVEKGPQ; encoded by the coding sequence ATGGCTCGTCGCGCTCGGGTGGACGCCGAACTCGTCCGCCGCGGTCTGGCCCGCTCTCGGGATCACGCCTCGGAACTCATCTCGGACGGTCGAGTGCTGATCGCCGGCACCGTGGCCACGAAGCCCGCCACCGCGGTCGAGCCCGGCACGGCGCTGCGGGTCACCGAGGTCTCCGACGAGGTGTCGTGGGCCTCTCGAGGTGCACACAAGCTGCTGGGCGCGCTCGCCGCCTTCGAGCCACGCGGTGTCACGGTGGAGGGCGCGCGGTGTCTCGACGCGGGTGCGTCCACCGGTGGGTTCACCGACGTGCTGTTGTCCAAGGGTGCACGCGAGGTCGTAGCGGTCGACGTCGGCTACGGACAGTTGGTGTGGCGGCTACGGACCGACGAGCGGGTGCGAGTCCTCGACCGTACGAACGTCCGCGGCATCGATGCCGAGGCCATCGGCGGGCCGGTCGACCTCGTGGTCGCCGACCTGTCCTTCATCTCGTTGGCTCTCGTACTCCCGGCGTTCGCCGCGTGCGCCCGTCCGGGTGCCAGCATCCTCCCGATGGTCAAGCCCCAGTTCGAGGTCGGCAAGGATCGCGTCGGTGCAGGGGGAGTGGTCCGCGATCCCGCCCTGCGCGCGGACGCGGTGCTGGGAGTCGCACGCGCCGCGGCCGACCTGGGCCTGGTCACGTCCGGTGTGGAGCCGAGCCCACTGCCCGGTCCGTCCGGCAACGTCGAGTACTTCCTGTGGCTCACCGTTCCGGGTCCGGACGACGATCCCAGCACAGCCCAGTCGACGTCCGTCGAGCAACTGGTGTCCGACGCCGTGGAGAAGGGGCCTCAGTGA
- a CDS encoding NAD kinase, giving the protein MSESTVPERTILLVAHPGRPDIEQTALRAAKVFHDHGIALRVLVDEHDTSRLESTSGIDALSTPQSDVSVVEFGPSAAVGCELVLVLGGDGTFLRAAELARVASIPVLGVNLGRIGFLAEAEADDLEETLAIVVRREYRIEPRMTLDITVHVDGEIIERGWALNEASIENGSRLGVLEVVLEVDDRPVSSFGCDGVLLSTPTGSTAYAFSAGGPVVWPELEAILVIPSNAHALFARPLVTSPESHIAIETFDGGHDAVVFCDGRRTLRLPAGARVEVVRGCEPIKWIRLDSAPFADRLVHKFALPVTGWRGRVT; this is encoded by the coding sequence GTGAGCGAGTCGACCGTGCCCGAGCGCACCATCCTGCTCGTCGCGCATCCGGGTCGCCCGGACATCGAGCAGACGGCTCTGCGCGCGGCGAAGGTGTTCCACGATCACGGGATCGCCCTGCGCGTGCTCGTCGACGAGCACGACACGTCGCGGTTGGAGTCGACGTCGGGGATCGACGCGCTCTCCACACCGCAGTCCGACGTCTCCGTCGTGGAGTTCGGTCCGTCGGCGGCGGTGGGCTGCGAGCTCGTCCTGGTCCTCGGCGGCGACGGAACCTTCCTGCGCGCTGCGGAACTCGCGCGGGTGGCGTCCATCCCGGTGCTCGGCGTGAACCTGGGACGCATCGGATTCCTCGCCGAGGCGGAGGCCGACGATCTCGAGGAGACCCTGGCCATCGTGGTGCGCCGCGAGTACCGCATCGAACCGCGGATGACGCTGGACATCACCGTGCACGTCGACGGCGAGATCATCGAACGTGGGTGGGCGCTGAACGAGGCCAGTATCGAGAACGGGTCGCGGCTCGGGGTGCTCGAGGTGGTGCTCGAGGTGGACGACCGTCCGGTGTCCTCGTTCGGGTGCGACGGTGTTCTGCTGTCGACCCCCACCGGGTCCACCGCCTATGCGTTCTCGGCCGGCGGTCCGGTCGTGTGGCCGGAGCTCGAGGCGATCCTCGTCATCCCCAGTAACGCCCACGCGCTGTTCGCGCGGCCGCTGGTGACCAGTCCCGAGTCACACATCGCCATCGAGACCTTCGACGGCGGACACGACGCGGTGGTCTTCTGCGACGGCAGGCGCACCCTGCGCCTGCCCGCCGGTGCTCGCGTCGAGGTGGTGCGAGGATGTGAGCCGATCAAGTGGATCCGGCTCGACTCCGCGCCGTTCGCCGATCGACTCGTACACAAGTTCGCCTTGCCGGTCACCGGCTGGCGGGGGAGGGTGACGTAA